A portion of the Clostridium gelidum genome contains these proteins:
- a CDS encoding 6-phosphofructokinase, with product MSNCIIAQSGGPTSVINSSVVGLLNANKELKTFEKVYGGLNGIEGILNKNIIDLSLISDEEINQFRFTPSSGLGSCRYKLKDIDSCSQEYENLINILREYDITTFFYVGGNDSMDTIAKLSKYAKLNNIDITFMGIPKTIDNDLKFTDHTPGFGSAAKFIGTTALETYLDASVYINNGIFILETMGRDTGWLAASACLAKLDNKPVVDFIYLPEVAFNKEKFIKDVKQKFKEQNKVYIIVSEGIRDQNGKFVSEFQCVSEDKFGHAQLGGVSNYLRMLILKEGFTNRVKALELGILQRCAMHCASDTDLKEAYNVGKMALKYASVGQTGKMVNINRECNEPYEVVYSVVDADKIANNVRYFPTEWINSEGNFVTDDAYSYFEPLIKDLPTLTFEGNLPKYKVFNQ from the coding sequence ATGTCAAATTGTATAATAGCCCAATCAGGAGGTCCAACATCGGTAATTAATTCCAGTGTAGTAGGACTTTTAAATGCCAATAAGGAGCTAAAGACTTTTGAAAAAGTATATGGTGGTTTAAATGGTATTGAAGGCATATTAAATAAAAACATAATTGATTTATCATTGATTTCGGATGAAGAGATAAATCAATTTAGATTTACTCCCTCTTCTGGACTTGGATCGTGTAGATATAAATTAAAAGATATAGATTCTTGTAGCCAGGAATATGAAAATTTAATAAATATTCTTAGAGAATATGATATAACAACATTTTTTTATGTTGGTGGAAATGATTCTATGGATACTATTGCAAAGCTTTCAAAATATGCAAAGCTTAATAATATTGATATAACATTTATGGGTATTCCTAAAACTATAGATAATGATTTGAAATTTACTGACCATACTCCTGGCTTTGGTAGTGCAGCGAAATTTATAGGAACAACAGCACTTGAAACATATTTAGATGCCTCGGTTTATATCAACAATGGAATATTTATTTTAGAAACTATGGGAAGAGATACTGGATGGCTTGCAGCTTCAGCTTGTCTTGCAAAACTTGATAATAAGCCAGTAGTAGATTTCATTTACCTTCCAGAAGTAGCATTTAATAAAGAAAAATTTATAAAAGATGTTAAACAAAAATTTAAAGAACAAAATAAAGTTTACATAATAGTTTCAGAGGGAATAAGAGATCAAAATGGAAAGTTTGTTTCTGAATTTCAGTGTGTATCTGAAGATAAATTTGGACATGCACAACTAGGTGGCGTTTCGAATTATTTAAGAATGTTAATCCTAAAAGAGGGTTTTACAAATAGAGTTAAAGCCTTAGAACTTGGAATTCTTCAACGTTGTGCAATGCATTGTGCTTCAGATACTGACTTAAAAGAAGCTTACAATGTTGGAAAAATGGCTTTGAAATATGCATCTGTTGGTCAAACTGGTAAAATGGTTAATATTAATAGAGAATGTAATGAACCTTATGAAGTTGTATATTCTGTTGTTGATGCTGACAAAATAGCTAATAATGTGAGATATTTTCCTACAGAATGGATTAATTCAGAAGGCAATTTTGTAACAGACGATGCATATTCTTATTTTGAACCATTAATAAAGGATCTTCCTACTTTAACTTTTGAAGGAAATCTTCCGAAGTATAAAGTATTTAATCAATAA
- a CDS encoding aminotransferase class V-fold PLP-dependent enzyme has protein sequence MKIEKEKNIKDLFIGLDEKVCDSNGHCIDGINFDNAATTPPIKSSIEYIEKLSNTYASIGRGTGQKAEITTDLYKESKNFLMDFFNIKDKEKYVVIYVNNTTEGINKLAKTLIKQPNEIILTSRMEHHSNDLPWRNRAKVEYIEVDENGRLIIAELEEKLKKNYGRVKYVSLTGASNVTGYINDIHFIAKLVHKYDAKLIVDGAQLVPHRRINISGNTDDEQIDFLVFSSHKIYSPFGVGVIIGLKEDFANSNPDYLGGGTVELVLDNEITYLPPPERNEAGTQNFLGIMALINSLRVINTIGYDYIEKQENILLTHTLNGFKSIPKIINYGDTQNISDRLGITTFNIENMYHHDVADILAKKKGISVRHGWFCAHPYCRRLMNVSEQESKEFLDNPTKKMLGMVRVSFALYNSIDEVNMFLNVLEDISLGKIK, from the coding sequence ATGAAGATAGAAAAGGAAAAAAACATCAAAGACTTATTTATTGGATTAGATGAAAAAGTTTGTGATTCAAATGGTCATTGCATAGATGGAATAAACTTTGATAATGCAGCTACAACTCCACCTATTAAGTCAAGTATTGAGTATATTGAAAAGTTAAGTAATACTTATGCTTCTATAGGAAGGGGTACAGGTCAAAAAGCAGAAATAACTACTGATTTGTATAAAGAATCTAAAAATTTTTTGATGGATTTTTTTAATATAAAAGATAAAGAAAAATATGTTGTTATTTATGTTAATAATACTACTGAAGGCATAAATAAATTAGCAAAAACTCTTATAAAACAACCAAATGAAATAATATTAACTTCAAGAATGGAGCATCACTCAAACGATTTACCATGGAGAAATAGAGCAAAAGTTGAATATATTGAAGTGGATGAAAATGGCAGGCTTATAATTGCAGAATTAGAAGAAAAACTAAAGAAGAATTACGGTAGGGTAAAGTATGTATCTCTTACGGGAGCCTCTAATGTAACAGGTTATATTAATGATATTCATTTTATAGCTAAACTAGTTCATAAGTATGATGCTAAATTAATTGTAGATGGTGCACAACTTGTGCCACATAGAAGAATTAATATTAGTGGAAATACAGATGATGAACAAATCGATTTTTTGGTATTTTCATCCCACAAAATTTATTCTCCTTTTGGAGTTGGAGTGATAATTGGATTAAAAGAAGATTTTGCAAATTCAAATCCAGATTATTTAGGTGGTGGTACTGTTGAGTTAGTTCTTGATAATGAAATCACATACCTTCCTCCACCAGAAAGAAATGAGGCCGGAACACAAAACTTTTTAGGAATAATGGCCTTGATTAATTCACTGAGGGTTATAAATACTATTGGATATGATTATATTGAAAAACAAGAAAATATACTTTTGACCCATACTTTAAATGGATTCAAGAGTATTCCCAAAATAATAAACTATGGTGATACACAAAATATAAGTGATAGACTTGGAATTACAACTTTTAATATAGAAAATATGTATCATCATGATGTCGCCGACATTTTAGCTAAAAAGAAAGGGATTTCTGTAAGACATGGGTGGTTTTGTGCTCATCCTTATTGCCGAAGACTTATGAATGTAAGTGAACAAGAATCTAAAGAATTTCTTGATAATCCCACAAAAAAAATGTTAGGAATGGTAAGAGTAAGCTTTGCACTATATAATTCAATTGATGAAGTTAATATGTTTTTAAATGTATTGGAAGATATTAGCCTCGGAAAAATCAAATAA